In Apium graveolens cultivar Ventura chromosome 10, ASM990537v1, whole genome shotgun sequence, the following are encoded in one genomic region:
- the LOC141690932 gene encoding uncharacterized protein LOC141690932, with product MQLTTAPYPVNPVTPMPTPSFPIPLNQPQITSSSNLPTLTYPAQARTFNMNVKDAIQSTDVVSGTLSVNAASTKVLIDSGATRSFISKSFVDKLNCETQLMHEPISIILANQDRVSINHICPHSIEIARLVFPANLIPFQLGEFDVILGMDWLTSFSSQIDCKDKRVVLSTRQGKKVTFKGQKQTQTFLTLMQAKKLIRKGCEAYLAYVVDKGREVSNPEDIPVVRDFQDIFPEELPGLLPDI from the coding sequence ATGCAACTGACTACTGCACCCTACCCTGTGAATCCAGTAACTCCTATGCCAACCCCATCATTCCCAATACCTCTCAATCAACCTCAGATAACATCATCTTCAAATCTCCCAACTTTGACTTATCCAGCTCAAGCGAGAACTTTCAACATGAACGTGAAGGATGCAATTCAAAGTACCGATGTGGTGTCAGGTACGCTTTCTGTGAATGCTGCTAGtactaaagtattgattgattcgggagctaCCAGATCATTCATTTCaaaatcttttgttgataagttgaattgtgaAACCCAATTGATGCATGAACCCATATCCATTATCTTAGCTAATCAAGATAGAGTATCTATAAATCATATTTGTCCTCATTCAATAGAGATAGCCAGACTCGTTTTTCCTGCGAACCTTATTCCTTTCCAATTAGGCGAATTTGACgtgatcttaggaatggattggttgacAAGTTTTAGTTCTCAAATAGACTGTAAGGATAAAAGAGTAGTATTAAGTACACGTCAAGGTAAGaaagtaacgttcaagggccagaagcaaaCTCAGACATTTCTCACCTTGATGCAAGCAAAGAAGTTGATTCGAAAAGGATGCGAGGCGTATTTGGCGTATGTAGTTGATAAAGGTAGAGAAGTTTCAAATCCGGAAGACATtccagtagtaagagattttcaGGACATTTTTCCTGAAGAACTTCCTGGCTTACTCCCGGACatataa